A single region of the Saprospiraceae bacterium genome encodes:
- a CDS encoding 2OG-Fe(II) oxygenase: MEKKGGVSGQFQKEEALIQGFLQEEHGMVDGFLDHALVTALRGNLFKKKEKGAMHAAGIGNHSAITKNEKIRGDTICWVDKKSKNKHEKEFNGRIEDFVGYLNRTCYTGINDFEFHYAYYEVGSFYKRHKDQFKTDNGRQFSLVTYLNEAWEEEDGGQLMLYHDQREVGISPIGGRTVFFKSDKIEHEVTAAKKGRVSITGWLKRS; encoded by the coding sequence ATGGAAAAAAAAGGAGGGGTCTCTGGACAGTTCCAGAAAGAAGAGGCCCTGATACAAGGCTTTTTACAAGAAGAGCATGGGATGGTTGATGGTTTTTTAGATCATGCATTAGTGACTGCCCTCAGGGGGAATTTGTTCAAAAAAAAAGAAAAAGGCGCTATGCATGCAGCGGGAATCGGAAACCATTCTGCCATAACTAAAAACGAAAAGATCAGAGGAGATACGATTTGTTGGGTAGACAAAAAAAGTAAGAACAAACACGAAAAGGAGTTTAACGGTCGGATAGAAGATTTTGTTGGTTATTTAAACCGGACCTGCTATACAGGTATTAATGACTTCGAGTTTCACTACGCGTATTACGAGGTAGGCAGTTTTTACAAGCGCCATAAAGATCAATTTAAGACAGATAATGGTCGACAATTTTCTTTGGTCACTTATCTAAATGAAGCCTGGGAAGAGGAAGATGGTGGGCAACTGATGTTGTACCACGACCAACGGGAAGTGGGTATTTCGCCAATCGGTGGAAGGACAGTGTTTTTTAAAAGTGATAAGATAGAACATGAGGTAACTGCTGCCAAAAAAGGGAGGGTAAGTATTACTGGCTGGTTGAAACGTAGTTGA
- a CDS encoding CAP domain-containing protein: MNHARLLLFWCLLFPFSLAAQRFIPSQLEEALLADQLLGQINTYRAQNGLAQLAKHPILALAAKDQVRYIQSLKKLTHEQMFTGKKTLKERINSHGGVFGQIHESIAFVPFQSDYEAQAKAIFEVWKQSKEDLKAMLQPMLRFSSIHFAIDKNAEGIYVVQVYGGTSFEAPRGVETVADAHGIEAYQATACKRVTANGYMAADLPLHLRLFGSSIYLEYHDRGVLQEMIAAPGDALAIDIIHQDQFKCQEENNFHPSPVHDGVMLMPVPYEVLYKTNQHPDSNRLYTYLGTIPEALKKEAIQLNVIAINQNKACESNFPVGVPFGDLPLFRINPIWAFEDLGAIPSIKVAAVRQTAEGIAKVANMQEEFALSFGKSGVAFEENQWEKVRQFVDAQKEQIDSIVVSAFSSIEGNTSLNLELQVQRAQNILQALIGLGLPASKIRTKAEENWPLFYQQILGTSWARFAGMDKATVKRQLANALVEQELSALLAEQREAKLQFYYKAERNEAFSPYQLAQTSSAAKTKLSALQAAINSNSTKSALSLQEELIRLFLDFEVNLADLSAIHIPITKENLSLLSNALAIDLFFKTYVRTDQQYIHRLDTILQLAPQYLPMQFNYLGFAVRYFYQEKKSLEPPEQLSAKILALYTPQLAAINYQDIQQDLDRLMINFHLAAVDYHFYNRRYQKRDQSMRAIQDFFSDQQISEAEALALARFFNKNYYIDWSIAILNPYLLREEMSEDLLFTYFQTLTIQEGSTRDESYYQWMDLCLQRNKTRLCHWLSTYFQLLRDDKIKQLYCAACE; encoded by the coding sequence ATGAACCACGCTCGCCTGCTGCTATTTTGGTGCCTACTCTTCCCTTTTTCACTTGCTGCACAACGATTTATTCCTTCTCAACTAGAGGAGGCGCTCTTAGCGGATCAACTGTTAGGCCAAATTAATACTTACCGGGCACAAAACGGTTTAGCTCAACTTGCAAAGCACCCGATATTGGCCTTGGCCGCTAAAGACCAGGTCCGCTATATCCAATCGCTTAAAAAACTGACGCACGAACAAATGTTCACCGGAAAAAAAACGCTTAAGGAAAGGATCAATAGCCACGGAGGGGTTTTTGGACAAATCCACGAAAGTATTGCTTTTGTTCCCTTCCAATCGGATTATGAGGCACAGGCTAAAGCCATTTTTGAGGTATGGAAACAATCAAAGGAAGATTTAAAAGCAATGCTTCAGCCTATGCTTCGGTTTTCGAGCATACATTTTGCCATTGATAAGAATGCAGAAGGAATATACGTCGTTCAAGTTTATGGCGGAACCTCCTTTGAAGCCCCACGGGGAGTGGAGACTGTAGCAGATGCTCATGGTATAGAAGCCTATCAGGCAACGGCTTGCAAACGCGTAACAGCTAATGGATATATGGCTGCTGACCTCCCCCTACATTTGCGCTTATTTGGCTCATCTATCTACCTTGAATACCACGATAGGGGCGTTTTACAAGAAATGATTGCGGCACCAGGGGACGCCTTAGCTATTGACATCATCCACCAGGACCAATTCAAGTGTCAGGAAGAAAATAATTTTCATCCAAGCCCTGTTCACGATGGCGTCATGCTGATGCCAGTCCCATACGAAGTGCTATATAAGACCAACCAACATCCCGATAGCAATCGCCTTTACACTTATTTGGGCACTATTCCCGAAGCACTAAAAAAAGAAGCCATCCAACTCAATGTCATTGCAATCAATCAAAATAAAGCCTGTGAAAGTAATTTTCCTGTAGGCGTACCATTTGGCGACTTGCCTTTATTCAGGATCAATCCCATTTGGGCGTTTGAAGACTTGGGAGCCATTCCGTCTATCAAGGTGGCAGCTGTAAGGCAAACGGCAGAAGGCATCGCCAAGGTGGCGAATATGCAGGAAGAATTTGCCCTTTCTTTTGGAAAAAGTGGGGTGGCTTTTGAAGAAAATCAATGGGAAAAAGTGCGTCAATTTGTCGATGCCCAAAAGGAGCAGATCGATTCTATTGTGGTCTCAGCTTTTAGTTCGATAGAAGGAAATACATCCCTCAATCTTGAGCTACAAGTCCAACGGGCACAAAATATCCTGCAAGCCCTTATTGGCTTGGGCCTGCCAGCAAGCAAAATACGTACTAAAGCAGAAGAAAACTGGCCGTTATTTTACCAACAGATACTTGGAACATCCTGGGCCCGGTTTGCAGGTATGGACAAAGCAACCGTCAAGCGCCAGTTGGCTAATGCGCTGGTGGAACAAGAACTCTCGGCGCTCCTCGCAGAACAACGCGAAGCAAAACTACAATTCTATTACAAAGCAGAACGAAATGAAGCTTTCAGCCCTTATCAACTCGCCCAAACATCCTCCGCTGCTAAAACAAAACTGAGCGCGCTACAAGCTGCTATCAATTCCAACAGCACCAAATCCGCCCTTTCATTACAAGAAGAGCTGATCCGATTATTCTTAGACTTTGAGGTGAATTTAGCGGATTTGTCTGCTATCCATATCCCCATTACAAAGGAAAACTTGTCACTATTAAGCAATGCATTAGCCATAGATTTGTTTTTCAAAACCTACGTTCGCACAGATCAACAATATATCCATCGTTTGGATACCATACTCCAATTAGCGCCCCAGTATTTGCCCATGCAATTTAATTACCTGGGGTTTGCCGTCCGCTATTTTTATCAAGAGAAAAAAAGCCTTGAGCCACCTGAACAGTTGAGCGCCAAAATATTGGCACTTTATACCCCTCAATTAGCTGCTATAAACTACCAAGATATACAGCAGGATCTCGATCGTTTAATGATCAATTTTCACCTGGCTGCCGTAGATTATCATTTTTACAATAGACGCTACCAAAAACGAGATCAGTCTATGCGAGCCATCCAGGATTTTTTCTCCGACCAACAAATTAGCGAGGCGGAAGCCTTGGCCTTGGCCCGCTTTTTCAATAAAAATTACTACATTGATTGGTCAATTGCTATCTTAAACCCGTATTTGCTTAGGGAAGAAATGTCAGAAGACCTATTATTCACTTATTTCCAGACCTTGACTATTCAAGAGGGTTCCACAAGGGATGAATCCTATTACCAATGGATGGATTTGTGCCTTCAACGAAATAAAACTAGGTTATGCCATTGGTTGTCGACTTATTTCCAACTACTCCGTGATGATAAAATCAAACAGCTTTATTGTGCCGCCTGCGAGTAA
- a CDS encoding NAD+ synthase, with protein MKIALAQINVHVGNFAGNLSKMKAAVATAKSQGADIVCLPELATVGYPPRDFLEFDDFIDLAEESVQALAKEAQGIAIVVGSVSRNPVVEGKDLYNSVYFLAEGAVHFVQHKTLLPTYDIFDEYRYFEPASEWKVLAYKGQRIALTVCEDLWNVGNENPLYKICPMDEMMDQAPDFILNVSASPFAYAHAADRIHVLQTNIARYGIPLFYVNHVGAQTEILFDGGSIVLSPDGKVFEEMTYFKEEVKTFDLEAVKAGGRHKEQEKDKMTLMHDALVMGLQNYFGKLGFKKAILGLSGGIDSAVVAALAARALGKDNVRVILMPSQFSSDHSVNDARELAENLGIQYDLIPIEPMYQSFSEALQPYFWAKPFNIAEENIQARVRGMLLMAFSNKFGNIVLNTSNKSEMAVGYGTLYGDMCGGLSVIGDVYKTEVFELARFINKDGEVIPENIITKPPSAELRPDQKDTDSLPEYDELDPILYQYIEKHQSPQDIIEMGYDEKLVRRILRLVNINEFKRHQTAPVLRVSDKAFGMGRRMPIVGKYLA; from the coding sequence ATGAAAATAGCGCTTGCGCAAATCAACGTACACGTCGGCAATTTTGCAGGTAACCTGAGCAAAATGAAGGCGGCTGTGGCAACGGCGAAAAGCCAGGGAGCCGACATTGTGTGCTTGCCAGAATTGGCAACGGTGGGCTACCCACCAAGGGATTTTCTTGAATTTGATGATTTCATTGATTTAGCAGAGGAAAGTGTGCAAGCCTTAGCCAAGGAAGCCCAGGGTATTGCTATTGTGGTTGGGTCGGTAAGTCGAAATCCGGTAGTGGAAGGCAAGGATTTATACAATTCTGTCTATTTCTTAGCGGAGGGGGCTGTTCATTTTGTACAACACAAAACCTTGCTTCCCACCTATGATATTTTTGATGAATATCGCTATTTCGAGCCTGCGTCTGAATGGAAAGTACTGGCATACAAGGGCCAACGTATAGCCTTGACGGTCTGTGAAGATTTGTGGAATGTCGGCAATGAAAATCCGTTGTATAAAATTTGCCCGATGGATGAGATGATGGACCAAGCCCCGGATTTCATCCTTAATGTATCGGCTTCTCCTTTCGCTTATGCCCATGCGGCAGACCGTATTCATGTGTTGCAAACCAATATTGCTCGTTATGGTATTCCCTTGTTTTATGTCAATCATGTTGGGGCGCAAACGGAAATTCTTTTTGACGGAGGCTCTATCGTGCTTTCGCCAGACGGGAAGGTGTTCGAAGAAATGACTTATTTCAAAGAAGAAGTCAAGACCTTTGACCTGGAAGCAGTGAAGGCAGGAGGTCGTCATAAGGAGCAGGAGAAGGATAAAATGACGCTGATGCATGATGCTTTAGTCATGGGGCTACAAAATTATTTTGGAAAATTGGGCTTTAAAAAGGCCATATTAGGGCTTTCGGGTGGGATTGACTCGGCGGTAGTGGCGGCACTGGCTGCGCGTGCATTGGGTAAAGACAATGTACGGGTGATATTGATGCCTTCGCAATTTTCCAGTGATCATTCTGTAAATGATGCTCGCGAACTGGCAGAGAACCTGGGCATACAATACGACCTTATTCCAATAGAACCGATGTATCAATCTTTTTCAGAGGCGTTGCAGCCTTATTTTTGGGCCAAGCCTTTTAATATTGCGGAAGAGAATATACAGGCGAGAGTGCGGGGAATGCTGCTAATGGCCTTCTCTAATAAATTCGGCAACATTGTCTTAAATACCTCCAATAAGAGCGAAATGGCGGTTGGTTATGGTACACTATATGGCGATATGTGTGGCGGACTTTCGGTGATTGGGGATGTTTACAAAACGGAGGTGTTTGAATTGGCTCGTTTTATCAATAAAGATGGTGAAGTTATCCCCGAAAATATCATTACTAAACCGCCAAGTGCCGAGCTTCGCCCCGATCAAAAAGACACGGACAGTTTGCCCGAATACGATGAGTTAGATCCCATCCTATACCAATATATTGAAAAGCACCAGAGTCCCCAAGATATCATTGAAATGGGTTATGATGAAAAACTGGTCCGTCGCATTTTGCGTTTAGTAAATATCAATGAATTTAAGCGCCATCAAACGGCTCCGGTCTTGAGGGTATCAGACAAGGCTTTTGGCATGGGGCGTCGGATGCCAATTGTGGGTAAATACCTGGCCTAA
- a CDS encoding ADP-ribosylglycohydrolase family protein, with the protein MHAVKNPIHSALLGLAIGDALGVPVEFESRESLKKNPVQDMRAYGTYKQPAGTWSDDSSMAFCIAENLLAGYDLTDMATRFVNWKYHNYWTPHGELFDIGNATSLAVADLREILTKGQPELLKGLFTDDEMANGNGALMRCIPLLFYIKNKNLTEKFEIAWEVSALTHGHIRSGIACFFYLLLAEYLLEGEEKRNAYHKACAVTKDFLAKMDVDEKEQAAFARVLGRNIHKEKEEDIESSGYVVHSLEASLWCFLRFEDYPSTVLAAVNLGHDTDTTGAIAGGLAGLYYGIDLIPEDWINSLARLEDILELAEKMRKKFL; encoded by the coding sequence ATGCATGCTGTTAAAAACCCTATTCATTCCGCGCTTTTGGGGCTTGCCATTGGTGACGCACTGGGGGTACCTGTGGAATTTGAAAGTAGAGAAAGTTTAAAGAAAAATCCTGTTCAGGACATGCGTGCCTATGGGACCTATAAGCAACCTGCCGGAACCTGGTCAGATGATTCCTCGATGGCTTTTTGTATTGCCGAGAACCTGTTGGCTGGTTATGATCTGACGGACATGGCTACCAGGTTTGTCAATTGGAAATACCACAATTATTGGACGCCGCACGGTGAATTGTTTGACATTGGGAATGCTACCAGTCTAGCAGTAGCAGACTTGCGAGAAATACTGACAAAGGGTCAGCCTGAATTGTTGAAAGGGCTATTTACCGATGATGAGATGGCTAACGGCAATGGGGCACTGATGCGTTGTATTCCGCTCCTTTTTTATATAAAGAATAAAAACCTGACGGAAAAATTTGAGATAGCCTGGGAAGTCTCTGCCCTGACCCATGGTCATATTCGTTCTGGTATCGCTTGTTTTTTTTATTTGCTACTTGCTGAATACCTCTTGGAAGGTGAAGAAAAGAGGAATGCTTATCATAAAGCTTGTGCGGTGACCAAGGATTTTTTAGCCAAAATGGATGTCGATGAGAAAGAGCAGGCTGCTTTTGCCCGCGTATTGGGTAGAAATATTCACAAAGAAAAGGAAGAAGACATTGAATCCAGTGGATATGTAGTGCATAGTTTAGAAGCGAGTTTATGGTGTTTCTTGCGTTTTGAAGATTACCCCTCTACGGTTTTGGCGGCCGTCAATCTCGGCCACGATACGGATACGACGGGGGCTATCGCAGGTGGATTGGCGGGCTTGTATTATGGCATTGATTTGATACCAGAAGATTGGATTAATAGCTTGGCTCGCCTGGAGGATATCCTGGAATTGGCGGAAAAGATGAGGAAAAAGTTTTTGTAG
- a CDS encoding ATP-dependent DNA helicase — translation MPDSFGIYQYNEAFLQIMGQLNPQQKEAVDQIEGPVLVIAGPGTGKTHILSARIGRILQETDAQANNILCLTFTDAGVQAMRERLLTFIGPEAHRVHVYTFHSFCNTIIQDNLELFGRHDLEPLSELERVEIIRRMMDELDIIHPLRRGRSDPYFYEGHLYDLFTRMKAEDWSLDYVKQQIEAYELSLPQREEFIYKVNRGHIKKGSLKTAKLEEVEQRMALLRAAVELYPQYQLALQKARRYDFDDMILWVLRAFDQNEGLLRNYQEQYLYFLVDEYQDTNGAQNELLHRLIAYWENPNIFIVGDDDQSIYEFQGARLKNLLDFYGKYQDSLKVVLLKENYRSTPAILETAHALIGLNEKRIVQHLRDLGIEKKLWAKHPEFSQLTHPPVVNCYANRLQEEADILRQIEVYHKEGVPLDEVAIIYARHRQAERLIVLLEKKGIPYTLRRKVNLLDQPLIRNLRMLLEYLFLESERPNGGEHLLFRLLHFSHWQLSASDLASFSLFLAGLDTAHRPSWRMALGQADLLKAAGVANPAGFLRCAAFLEQQLSELQSVSLPAFLEHTINRSGMLKMVTAHSDKVWLVQVLFGFFEFVRQEANRHPRLSLGRLLEMFKSMDDNRLAIPLQKTIQSEHGVHLLTAHSAKGLEFRTVFIIDAVKDYWEPRAGGSAFRFVVPDTLTFSGEEDAEEARRRLFYVALTRAKENLFLSYSLEHQGKPLHRSRFLDELSPALEVPNLPIVLDQDSLYEANLLQLLEVEQPAVNRMDKAMVEALLANYSMSVSSLNRYLKCPLGFYYETVLRVPSLQSEAATYGTAMHNSLQRLFERMLQSKGKRFPSVKTLLTIFESEMEHWRAYFSYKGYQRRLQMGLRYLHDFYQQNNSNWHQKVNVEYTIRQVEIEGVPINGTIDKLALYEQSKAIIVDYKTGSQDPAKMSPPSKSQPYGGVYWRQLIFYKILYEAYGPSTHVVQAGQIVYLEPDAKGLFPTKELKYEAKDVAFVKKLIIDVYHKIKRHEFYEGCGKSDCQWCNFVKENRPIDSFSDPEIEALDD, via the coding sequence ATGCCCGATTCGTTTGGAATTTATCAATATAATGAGGCTTTTCTCCAAATCATGGGTCAACTGAATCCTCAACAAAAGGAAGCTGTTGATCAGATTGAAGGCCCTGTATTGGTCATAGCGGGCCCTGGCACAGGTAAAACGCATATTCTAAGTGCTCGAATCGGCCGGATTTTACAAGAAACAGATGCACAGGCGAATAATATTCTTTGTTTGACTTTTACCGATGCGGGAGTCCAGGCTATGCGAGAGCGTCTGTTGACGTTCATCGGTCCGGAGGCGCACCGCGTACACGTCTATACCTTCCATTCTTTTTGCAATACGATTATCCAGGACAATCTCGAACTTTTCGGTAGGCATGACCTTGAGCCACTGAGTGAATTGGAGCGTGTTGAAATTATCCGACGGATGATGGATGAATTGGATATTATTCATCCCTTGAGAAGAGGCCGGTCGGATCCTTATTTTTACGAAGGCCACTTGTATGATTTATTTACACGTATGAAGGCCGAAGACTGGTCGCTTGATTATGTCAAACAACAAATTGAGGCTTATGAGCTTAGTCTGCCCCAAAGGGAGGAGTTTATTTATAAAGTCAATCGGGGGCATATAAAAAAGGGGAGCTTAAAAACAGCCAAGTTGGAGGAAGTCGAGCAACGGATGGCACTTTTGCGAGCAGCAGTTGAGCTTTACCCCCAATATCAATTGGCCTTGCAAAAGGCGCGTCGTTACGATTTTGACGATATGATCCTGTGGGTGCTTAGGGCCTTTGACCAAAATGAAGGTTTGCTGCGGAACTACCAAGAGCAATACCTTTATTTTTTGGTGGATGAATACCAAGATACCAACGGTGCCCAAAATGAGTTGTTACATCGATTGATTGCCTATTGGGAGAACCCTAATATTTTTATTGTAGGAGATGATGACCAGTCGATTTACGAATTTCAGGGTGCGCGACTGAAGAATTTGTTGGACTTTTATGGGAAATACCAGGACAGCCTAAAAGTTGTTTTATTAAAAGAAAACTACCGATCTACCCCGGCTATTTTGGAAACGGCCCATGCGCTGATCGGGTTGAACGAAAAGCGAATTGTTCAGCACTTGCGAGATTTGGGTATAGAGAAAAAACTTTGGGCAAAACATCCTGAATTTAGCCAGCTCACCCACCCGCCCGTAGTCAACTGTTATGCCAATAGGCTTCAGGAAGAGGCAGATATCCTTCGCCAAATTGAGGTGTATCATAAGGAAGGTGTTCCTTTGGACGAAGTGGCTATCATCTATGCGAGGCATCGCCAAGCGGAGCGTTTGATTGTCTTGTTGGAAAAAAAAGGCATTCCCTATACGCTTCGTCGCAAGGTCAATTTGTTAGACCAGCCACTCATTCGCAATTTAAGGATGTTATTGGAGTACCTCTTTCTGGAATCAGAACGTCCCAATGGCGGCGAACATTTGCTTTTCAGGCTTTTACACTTCTCACATTGGCAATTGTCGGCCAGCGACCTGGCGAGTTTTAGCCTGTTTTTGGCCGGACTTGATACGGCTCATCGTCCCAGTTGGCGAATGGCGCTTGGCCAAGCTGATTTGCTAAAAGCGGCAGGAGTGGCTAATCCGGCGGGTTTTCTTCGATGTGCCGCTTTTTTGGAACAACAGCTGAGCGAGTTACAATCCGTCAGTTTACCTGCTTTTTTAGAACATACCATTAATCGAAGCGGGATGTTAAAAATGGTTACAGCGCATTCGGATAAGGTTTGGCTAGTGCAAGTTTTGTTTGGTTTTTTTGAATTTGTAAGGCAGGAAGCCAATCGGCATCCACGTCTAAGCCTTGGTCGGTTGTTGGAGATGTTCAAAAGCATGGATGATAATCGCCTGGCTATTCCCTTGCAAAAGACGATACAATCGGAACACGGTGTTCATTTATTGACGGCGCACAGTGCCAAGGGCCTGGAATTTCGCACTGTTTTTATCATAGATGCCGTGAAAGATTACTGGGAACCTCGCGCTGGCGGAAGCGCCTTTCGGTTTGTAGTGCCAGATACCCTGACTTTTTCGGGAGAAGAGGATGCCGAGGAGGCTCGGCGTCGACTATTTTATGTCGCCCTGACCCGTGCAAAAGAAAACTTATTCCTTTCTTATAGCTTGGAGCACCAGGGCAAGCCCTTGCATCGATCTCGGTTTTTGGATGAACTTAGTCCTGCCTTAGAAGTGCCTAATTTGCCGATAGTGCTGGACCAGGATAGTCTTTATGAAGCCAATCTATTACAATTACTGGAAGTGGAGCAGCCTGCCGTCAATCGCATGGATAAGGCAATGGTGGAGGCTCTTTTGGCTAATTACAGCATGAGTGTGTCGAGCCTTAACCGCTATTTGAAATGTCCACTTGGGTTTTATTACGAAACGGTATTGCGGGTTCCGAGTTTACAAAGTGAGGCTGCCACCTATGGCACCGCCATGCATAATAGCTTGCAACGGCTATTTGAGCGCATGCTGCAATCTAAGGGCAAACGCTTTCCTTCCGTTAAAACGCTATTAACTATATTCGAAAGTGAAATGGAGCACTGGCGGGCCTATTTTTCATACAAAGGCTACCAAAGAAGGTTGCAAATGGGATTGCGGTACCTTCATGATTTTTACCAACAAAATAATTCGAACTGGCATCAAAAAGTAAATGTAGAATATACCATTCGACAAGTAGAAATAGAAGGGGTTCCGATTAATGGAACGATCGATAAATTAGCCTTATACGAGCAGTCGAAGGCCATCATTGTCGATTACAAGACGGGTAGCCAGGACCCCGCCAAAATGAGCCCGCCAAGCAAATCTCAACCTTATGGAGGGGTATATTGGCGTCAACTTATTTTTTATAAGATTCTCTACGAAGCCTATGGTCCTTCAACACATGTGGTGCAGGCCGGTCAGATTGTCTATCTCGAACCCGACGCAAAAGGTTTATTCCCTACCAAGGAGCTCAAATATGAGGCAAAAGACGTCGCTTTTGTGAAAAAGCTGATCATAGACGTTTACCATAAAATTAAGCGTCACGAATTCTATGAAGGTTGCGGCAAATCCGATTGCCAGTGGTGCAACTTTGTCAAAGAAAATAGGCCTATTGACAGTTTTAGTGATCCAGAAATAGAGGCTTTGGATGATTGA
- a CDS encoding DUF3667 domain-containing protein encodes MSDNTNNCKNCGEPLLQTAKFCANCGQKNTDGRIKVRDLFSEFFDAVFNIESRTFLTIRHLFVPGRLTSKYFEGQHKRYVHPLRILLVTSILLVIAMSYRGVDKFTNHKFIVKERILKEAERELVFDSLILAQRQTSSLFKNDTVDQALDSLHLYLRQRIGWYSDSVNLTRYFHLSGDEIPEWISRDDFLTLKPEELVEKYKKKGWFKRQVFKQKVKFIQDESRLSSFLVGSFSWIALLIMPVITLVIQFFYRKQHRYYIEHLVFSFHIHSFFFLVIFFFLFTIRTPGTFSWLFFLAILGLYLYLALKKVYQESWKKTFLKWSLLSIIYSALLLVFVIFSLLFSFFIF; translated from the coding sequence ATGTCTGATAACACCAATAACTGTAAAAATTGTGGAGAGCCTTTGCTCCAAACGGCTAAATTTTGTGCGAACTGTGGGCAGAAAAATACGGACGGCAGAATTAAAGTAAGGGACCTTTTTTCAGAGTTTTTCGATGCTGTTTTCAATATTGAATCTCGTACTTTTCTGACCATCAGGCACTTGTTTGTCCCTGGAAGATTAACATCGAAGTATTTTGAAGGACAGCATAAAAGGTATGTTCATCCGCTAAGGATACTACTAGTTACCTCTATCTTGCTAGTCATTGCAATGAGTTACAGGGGCGTCGATAAATTCACAAACCATAAATTTATTGTTAAGGAACGGATTCTCAAAGAAGCGGAGAGAGAACTGGTTTTCGATTCGTTAATTCTTGCTCAAAGACAAACGAGTTCTCTTTTCAAGAATGATACGGTGGACCAGGCTTTGGACTCTCTGCACTTGTATCTTCGACAACGCATAGGATGGTATTCAGACAGCGTGAACTTAACAAGGTATTTCCATCTTTCCGGCGATGAAATACCAGAGTGGATTAGCAGGGATGATTTTTTAACCTTAAAACCGGAAGAACTGGTGGAAAAGTACAAGAAAAAAGGTTGGTTTAAACGGCAGGTTTTTAAGCAAAAAGTGAAATTCATACAGGACGAATCTCGCCTTAGTTCTTTCCTCGTGGGTAGCTTCTCCTGGATTGCCTTATTAATTATGCCTGTGATTACCCTTGTTATACAGTTTTTTTATCGGAAGCAGCATAGATATTACATTGAGCATCTTGTTTTTTCCTTTCATATCCATTCTTTTTTCTTCCTGGTAATTTTCTTTTTCCTATTTACCATTAGGACTCCAGGCACTTTTTCCTGGTTGTTTTTTCTAGCCATTTTAGGACTTTATTTGTATTTAGCTTTAAAAAAAGTATACCAAGAAAGTTGGAAGAAAACGTTTCTAAAATGGTCTCTCCTTTCAATCATATATAGTGCACTTTTATTAGTGTTTGTTATTTTTTCTTTGCTATTTAGTTTTTTTATCTTTTAG
- a CDS encoding ADP-ribosylglycohydrolase family protein produces MLGAIAGDMIGSRFERNNFKSKDFPLFTVASTFTDDTVMTIAVADVLLNGKDYEDALKSWGRRYPLAGYGGTFKEWLAGKVSGPYNSWGNGSAMRVSPVGWLGEDLKGVLAEADASASVTHNHSEGIKGAQAIAASIFLARKGYEKEAICTYCIATFGYDLHRKLSDIRPKYEFDVSCQGSVPEAIICFLESEDFEDAIRNAISLGGDSDTIAAMAGSIAEAYYGAVPAGIAEEVMRRLPGDMKELLIQFQNVQTHRI; encoded by the coding sequence ATGCTTGGAGCCATTGCAGGAGATATGATTGGATCTCGATTTGAGCGAAACAATTTTAAAAGCAAAGATTTTCCTTTATTTACAGTAGCATCTACCTTTACCGATGATACCGTAATGACGATTGCGGTCGCAGATGTTTTGTTAAATGGCAAAGATTACGAAGATGCTTTGAAAAGTTGGGGTCGGCGATATCCCTTGGCTGGTTATGGTGGAACTTTTAAAGAATGGTTAGCAGGAAAGGTCTCGGGGCCATATAATAGCTGGGGGAATGGTTCTGCGATGCGGGTTAGCCCAGTGGGATGGCTTGGCGAAGACCTAAAAGGTGTCTTAGCGGAAGCTGATGCAAGTGCATCTGTTACACATAATCATTCAGAAGGAATCAAAGGGGCCCAAGCGATTGCAGCTTCTATTTTTCTTGCGAGAAAGGGCTATGAAAAAGAAGCTATTTGTACCTATTGTATAGCTACTTTTGGGTATGATCTTCATCGAAAGCTGAGTGATATTCGACCCAAATATGAATTTGACGTTAGTTGTCAAGGATCGGTGCCGGAAGCGATCATTTGCTTTTTGGAAAGTGAAGATTTTGAAGATGCCATCCGCAATGCCATTTCACTGGGAGGCGATAGTGATACGATTGCCGCGATGGCAGGGAGCATAGCGGAAGCCTATTATGGAGCAGTACCAGCGGGTATAGCAGAGGAAGTCATGCGACGGCTGCCAGGTGATATGAAGGAATTGTTAATACAGTTCCAGAACGTACAAACACATCGTATTTAA